In Myxococcales bacterium, the following proteins share a genomic window:
- a CDS encoding tetratricopeptide repeat protein codes for MADQEDQKQLSRRARRRAAAAETDADRDNESEVDETPPDSDEAADERAPDSADSDDEDLTEAEAGADADDEAPAKLSKSEKKRAKQEEKSATSAVRDRNKRLRAEGAQTRRKKSQKRGKERQAAVARGLDASEMMDDAFARGTHAASQFIRKNFSAIQWVIVLGIAGGIGWQIYSWRSHKTAGKTSDGLMAGVDDELSKVGTEAANTEDKTLTGRSSFPTEEARLEAAYKAFEAAEKAQPGSGTSLLATLGRAGVLYDQGKYDEAKTAYEKVQASELAKHDADVRLRSLEGVGLCLEAKGDSDAAIKVFQELEKSDEPGFGSLGMYHQARVLVTKGEKDKAKELLGKVSEKLVKEKSPYQTASYVEKASRDLMAIIDPTTAPASGSSYSADQLDQMREAILKDPTKLKKMLEDMGKMKVPQMPDPGGAPMPLPEEPEPTPEPAPPASGAP; via the coding sequence GTGGCTGACCAAGAGGATCAGAAACAGCTCTCTCGACGCGCACGCCGACGTGCTGCCGCGGCCGAGACGGACGCCGACCGCGACAACGAGTCGGAGGTCGACGAGACCCCGCCGGACTCGGACGAGGCGGCGGACGAACGAGCGCCGGACTCCGCTGACTCGGACGACGAAGATCTGACGGAAGCCGAGGCGGGTGCCGACGCCGACGACGAAGCGCCAGCGAAGCTCAGCAAGAGCGAGAAGAAGCGCGCCAAACAAGAGGAGAAGAGCGCGACCAGCGCGGTGCGCGATCGCAACAAACGCCTGCGAGCCGAGGGCGCACAGACCCGTCGCAAGAAGTCGCAGAAGCGTGGCAAGGAGCGGCAGGCGGCCGTGGCGCGGGGGCTCGATGCCTCCGAGATGATGGACGACGCGTTCGCCCGTGGAACCCACGCGGCCTCGCAGTTCATTCGCAAGAATTTCAGCGCGATCCAGTGGGTGATCGTGCTCGGCATCGCGGGTGGTATCGGCTGGCAGATCTACTCGTGGCGCAGCCACAAGACGGCCGGCAAGACCTCCGACGGCTTGATGGCCGGGGTCGACGACGAGCTCTCCAAGGTGGGGACCGAGGCCGCGAATACCGAAGACAAGACGCTGACCGGGCGCAGCTCATTTCCCACGGAAGAGGCGCGCCTCGAGGCGGCGTACAAGGCCTTCGAAGCGGCGGAGAAGGCCCAGCCCGGCTCCGGCACCTCGTTGCTCGCAACACTCGGTCGGGCCGGCGTTCTGTACGATCAAGGCAAGTACGACGAGGCCAAGACGGCCTACGAAAAGGTCCAAGCTTCCGAGCTTGCCAAGCACGATGCTGACGTGCGCCTGCGCTCGCTCGAAGGGGTTGGCCTGTGCCTCGAGGCGAAGGGTGATTCCGACGCCGCCATCAAGGTGTTCCAGGAACTGGAGAAGTCCGATGAACCGGGCTTTGGCTCGCTCGGCATGTATCACCAAGCGCGAGTCCTGGTGACCAAGGGCGAAAAGGACAAAGCCAAGGAGCTGCTCGGCAAGGTCAGCGAGAAGCTCGTCAAAGAGAAGTCGCCGTATCAGACCGCGAGCTACGTCGAGAAGGCGTCACGCGACCTCATGGCCATCATCGATCCGACGACCGCACCGGCGAGCGGCTCCAGCTACTCCGCCGATCAGCTCGATCAGATGCGGGAAGCCATCCTCAAAGATCCGACCAAGCTGAAGAAGATGCTCGAGGACATGGGGAAGATGAAGGTCCCGCAGATGCCTGATCCGGGCGGGGCACCCATGCCGCTGCCCGAGGAGCCGGAACCCACACCGGAGCCCGCGCCGCCAGCGAGCGGAGCGCCGTGA
- a CDS encoding 3',5'-cyclic-nucleotide phosphodiesterase — protein MELRVVGCHGGETPKHRTSAFVVDERLAIDAGSLTSGLDLKLQFRLQAVLVSHAHLDHVRDLATIADNRCQAECEPLLVAASTATIRVLKKHFFNNLIWPDFSEIPSKANPTIRFVPLTPEKPTLVAGYTVRSVMVNHTIESAGFIVETADTAIGYSGDTGPTDRIWKLLKETPNLKALLMEVSFPNREQKLATVSGHHTPRTLQKDLKKFGNPKDLPTLLYHIKPVFQGEVEQECARLKGVNLGVMGIGDHYVL, from the coding sequence ATGGAGCTTCGCGTAGTCGGCTGCCACGGCGGGGAAACGCCGAAGCATCGCACCAGCGCCTTCGTCGTGGACGAGCGGCTGGCCATTGATGCGGGCTCGTTGACGAGCGGGCTCGACCTCAAGCTCCAGTTCCGGCTGCAGGCGGTGCTCGTCAGCCACGCCCATCTCGACCACGTCCGAGATCTGGCCACCATCGCCGACAACCGCTGCCAGGCGGAGTGCGAGCCGCTGTTGGTCGCGGCGAGCACGGCGACCATCCGGGTGCTGAAGAAGCACTTCTTCAATAACCTGATCTGGCCGGATTTTTCCGAGATCCCGAGCAAGGCCAATCCGACGATCCGTTTCGTGCCGCTCACCCCGGAGAAACCGACGCTGGTGGCCGGCTACACGGTTCGCAGCGTGATGGTGAATCACACCATCGAATCAGCTGGTTTCATCGTGGAGACCGCCGACACCGCCATCGGCTACAGCGGCGACACCGGGCCAACGGACCGCATCTGGAAGCTGCTCAAGGAAACACCGAACCTGAAGGCGCTCTTGATGGAGGTCAGCTTCCCGAACCGAGAGCAGAAGCTCGCGACGGTGAGCGGCCACCACACACCGCGCACGCTCCAGAAGGACCTGAAGAAGTTCGGCAATCCGAAGGACCTGCCGACGCTGCTCTATCACATCAAGCCCGTGTTCCAGGGTGAGGTCGAGCAGGAGTGCGCGCGGCTGAAGGGTGTGAACCTCGGCGTGATGGGCATCGGCGACCACTACGTGCTGTAA